In one Myotis daubentonii chromosome 1, mMyoDau2.1, whole genome shotgun sequence genomic region, the following are encoded:
- the PPCDC gene encoding phosphopantothenoylcysteine decarboxylase isoform X3, with product MVVLVENRPRRTGQELHRLKQGTNSGKLEVAVVTTERAKHFYSPQDIPVTLYSDADEWEMWKCRSDPVLHIDLRRWADLMLVAPLDANTLGKVASGICDNLLTCVIRAWDRGKPLLFCPAMNTAMWEHPLTSQQVGQLQAFGYIEIPCVAKKLVCGDQGLGAMAEVDTIVDKVKEVLSQHAGFQQG from the exons ATGGTGGTGCTGGTGGAGAATAGGCCAAGAAGAACAGGCCAAGAGCTCCATAGACTGAAACAGGGGACCAACTCTGGAAAG CTGGAAGTAGCAGTGGTCACAACTGAAAGAGCCAAACATTTCTACAGCCCCCAGGACATTCCCGTCACCCTCTACAGCGATGCGGATGAATGGGAG ATGTGGAAGTGCCGGTCCGACCCAGTTCTCCACATTGACCTTCGGAGGTGGGCAGACCTTATGCTGGTGGCTCCTCTCGATGCCAACACTCTGGGGAAGGTGGCCAGTGGCATCTGTGACAACTTGCTT ACCTGTGTCATCCGGGCCTGGGACCGTGGAAAGCCCCTGCTCTTCTGCCCAGCAATGAACACCGCCATGTGGGAGCATCCCCTTACCTCGCAGCAGGTGGGCCAGCTCCAGGCCTTTGGCTATATCGAGATCCCCTGTGTGGCCAAGAAGCTGGTGTGTGGAGACCAAG GTTTGGGGGCCATGGCTGAGGTGGACACCATTGTGGACAAAGTGAAGGAAGTTCTCTCCCAGCATGCTGGCTTTCAACAGGGTTGA